Proteins from one Impatiens glandulifera chromosome 2, dImpGla2.1, whole genome shotgun sequence genomic window:
- the LOC124924542 gene encoding glutathione S-transferase T3-like, with translation MYQHPYMPSPIYGMSPPRALGMTSKSSRKTSIGGTNTDKECETPSSGQDSPFHPYLSPPGIDAINLDASEDTDDGENVSGPKSRTYAARYTGQENEILAQSWVNVSKDAEIDNAQRLDGMWKRIVDDYNKNLPINCPVRGWDLLKTLFYTLRRFVSAFNGLYNQMKKDWGSVQSDVDILMHAMKGWAQMYNNNAFTHLGMWNILKENPKWINQQERDHCSRKKTKKLLKEDTCLLLIRKMPMKNTYV, from the coding sequence ATGTATCAACATCCATATATGCCATCTCCGATCTATGGAATGAGTCCTCCTAGAGCACTTGGGATGACTTCCAAATCGTCCAGAAAAACTAGTATTGGTGGAACTAACACAGACAAAGAGTGTGAAACACCATCTTCTGGTCAAGATTCTCCATTTCATCCATATCTGTCTCCACCGGGTATTGATGCAATTAATCTAGACGCGAGTGAAGATACTGATGATGGAGAAAATGTGTCGGGCCCAAAGAGTCGTACTTATGCTGCAAGGTACACAGGTCAAGAAAATGAGATCCTTGCACAAAGTTGGGTGAATGTCAGCAAAGATGCAGAAATCGATAATGCTCAGAGATTGGATGGCATGTGGAAGAGGATTGTCgatgattataataaaaatctaCCTATAAACTGCCCAGTGAGAGGTTGGGACCTTTTAAAAACGCTTTTTTACACGCTGCGAAGGTTTGTGAGTGCCTTTAACGGATTGTACAATCAGATGAAGAAGGATTGGGGAAGTGTGCAAAGTGATGTTGATATACTCATGCATGCAATGAAAGGGTGGGCACAAATGTACAACAACAATGCGTTTACTCACTTGGGCATGTGGAATATACTTAAGGAAAATCCTAAGTGGATAAACCAACAGGAACGTGATCATTGCAGCAGGAAGAAGACAAAAAAATTGCTCAAGGAGGATACATGTCTTCTTCTAATCCGGAAGATGCCGATGAAGAACACGTACGTCTGA